From Pseudorca crassidens isolate mPseCra1 chromosome 15, mPseCra1.hap1, whole genome shotgun sequence, one genomic window encodes:
- the CEBPB gene encoding CCAAT/enhancer-binding protein beta, which translates to MQRLVAWDPACLPLPPPPAFKSMEVANFYYEADCLAAAYGGKAAPAAPPAARPGPRPPAGELGSIGDHERAIDFSPYLEPLGAPQAPAPATDTFEAAPPAPAPAPASSGQHHDFLSDLFSDDYGGKNCKKAAEYGYVSLGRLGAAKGALHPGCFAPLHPPPPPPPPQPAELKAEPGFEPADCKRKEEAGAPGGGAAGMAAGFPYALRAYLGYQAVPSGSSGSLSTSSSSSPPGTPSPADAKAPPAACYVGAAPAPSQVKSKAKKTVDKHSDEYKIRRERNNIAVRKSRDKAKMRNLETQHKVLELTAENERLQKKVEQLSRELSTLRNLFKQLPEPLLTSSGHC; encoded by the coding sequence ATGCAACGCCTGGTGGCCTGGGACCCAGCATGTCTCCCCCTGCCGCCGCCGCCTGCCTTTAAATCCATGGAAGTGGCCAACTTCTACTACGAGGCGGACTGCTTGGCTGCTGCGTACGGCGGCAAGGCGGCCCCCGCGGCGCCCCCCGCGGCCAGACCCGGGCCGCGCCCCCCCGCCGGCGAGCTGGGTAGCATCGGTGACCACGAGCGCGCCATCGACTTCAGTCCATACCTGGAGCCGCTGGGCGCGCCGCAGGCCCCGGCGCCGGCCACGGACACCTTTGAGGCGGCTCCGCCCGCGCCCGCCCCCGCTCCCGCCTCCTCCGGGCAGCACCACGACTTCCTCTCCGATCTCTTCTCTGACGACTACGGGGGCAAGAACTGCAAGAAGGCGGCCGAATACGGCTACGTGAGCCTGGGTCGTCTGGGGGCCGCCAAGGGCGCGCTGCACCCGGGCTGCTTCGCGCCCTTAcacccgccgcccccgccgccgccaccgcagCCGGCCGAGCTCAAGGCGGAGCCGGGCTTCGAGCCCGCGGACTGCAAGCGGAAGGAGGAGGCCGGAGCGCCGGGCGGCGGCGCCGCAGGCATGGCGGCTGGTTTCCCGTACGCGCTGCGCGCCTACCTCGGCTACCAGGCGGTGCCGAGCGGCAGCAGCGGGAGCCTCTCCACGTCCTCGTCGTCCAGCCCGCCCGGCACGCCAAGCCCAGCAGACGCCAAGGCGCCCCCGGCCGCCTGCTATGTGGGGGCGGCGCCGGCGCCCTCGCAGGTCAAGAGCAAGGCCAAGAAGACCGTGGACAAGCACAGCGACGAGTACAAGATCCGGCGTGAGCGCAACAACATCGCGGTGCGCAAGAGCCGCGACAAGGCCAAGATGCGCAACCTGGAGACGCAGCACAAGGTCCTGGAGCTCACGGCCGAGAACGAGCGGCTCCAGAAGAAGGTGGAACAGCTGTCGCGCGAGCTCAGCACCCTGCGGAACTTGTTCAAGCAGCTGCCAGAACCCCTGCTCACCTCCTCCGGCCACTGCTAG